The proteins below are encoded in one region of Bacteroides uniformis:
- a CDS encoding phosphoribosylaminoimidazolecarboxamide formyltransferase yields MAKELALKYGCNPNQKPARIFMQEGELPIEVLNGRPGYINFMDALNGWQLVKELKEATGMPAATSFKHVSPAGAAIGLELNETMKKIYFVDNLPLSPLACAYVRARGADRMSSYGDFIALSDVCDEATARFINREVSDGVIAPGYTDEALAILREKRKGTYNVIQISPGYKPAPIEHKDVFGITFEQGRNEIKLNGDELFANIPTRNKNFPEAAKRDLMIALITLKYTQSNSVCYVKDGQAIGIGAGQQSRIHCTRLAGNKADIWYLRQHPKVLNLPWVEKIRRADRDNTIDVYISEDHDDVLANGVWQQFFTEKPEVLTREEKRAWLDTLKGVSLGSDAFFPFGDNIERAHKSGVDYIAQAGGSVRDDHVIETCDKYGIAMSFTGIRLFHH; encoded by the coding sequence TTTGAATGGACGTCCGGGGTATATTAATTTTATGGATGCCTTGAATGGATGGCAGTTGGTAAAGGAACTGAAAGAGGCGACCGGTATGCCTGCTGCAACTTCATTCAAGCACGTCAGTCCGGCGGGTGCCGCCATCGGCTTGGAACTCAACGAGACAATGAAGAAGATTTATTTTGTGGATAATCTTCCGCTCTCTCCGCTTGCTTGCGCATATGTGCGTGCCCGCGGTGCCGACCGTATGTCTTCCTATGGTGACTTTATCGCTTTGAGTGATGTGTGCGACGAGGCTACTGCACGTTTTATTAACCGCGAGGTCTCGGATGGCGTTATTGCTCCGGGGTATACGGACGAAGCACTGGCTATCTTGAGGGAAAAGCGTAAAGGAACTTACAATGTGATTCAGATAAGTCCCGGCTATAAGCCTGCCCCGATTGAACATAAGGATGTCTTTGGTATCACGTTTGAGCAGGGACGTAATGAGATAAAGCTGAATGGAGATGAACTCTTTGCGAATATTCCTACTCGGAATAAGAATTTCCCGGAAGCAGCGAAACGTGATTTGATGATAGCCCTTATCACTTTGAAATATACGCAGTCGAATTCTGTATGCTATGTGAAGGACGGTCAGGCTATCGGTATTGGTGCCGGCCAGCAGAGCCGTATCCACTGTACTCGCTTGGCGGGCAACAAGGCCGACATTTGGTATTTACGCCAGCATCCGAAGGTGTTGAATTTGCCATGGGTAGAGAAAATCCGCCGTGCCGACCGTGATAATACGATTGATGTCTATATCAGTGAAGACCATGACGATGTGCTGGCTAACGGTGTTTGGCAGCAGTTCTTTACGGAGAAACCTGAAGTGCTGACCCGTGAAGAAAAACGGGCTTGGTTGGATACATTGAAAGGTGTTTCTTTGGGTTCGGATGCATTCTTCCCTTTTGGAGACAATATTGAGCGTGCCCATAAGAGTGGAGTAGATTACATTGCCCAAGCGGGTGGTTCTGTACGCGATGACCATGTGATTGAAACTTGCGATAAATATGGCATTGCCATGTCGTTCACGGGTATCCGTCTGTTCCATCATTGA
- a CDS encoding DUF349 domain-containing protein, with protein MTDTHDTNLPEKPVELEEEKKAAEVSEPATTETPAEEIVSEKPVEPVQKLTKEEILAKLKEVVADVENVAKPEIDGLKQSFYKLHNAEQDAARKLFIENGGAAENFVPQTDCVEEEFKNIMSVIKEKRSALTAELEKQKEMNLQVKLSIIEELKELVESPDDANKSYTEFKKLQQQWNEVKLVPQAKVNELWKNYQLYVEKFYDLLKLNNEFREYDFKKNLEIKTHLCEAAEKLADEADVVSAFHQLQKLHQEFRDTGPVAKELRDEIWARFKAASTTVNRRHQQHFEALKEVEQHNLDQKTVICEIIEAIDYKELTNFASWESKTQEVIALQNKWKTIGFAPQKMNVKIFERFRKACDEFFRKKGEFFKSLKEGMNENLEKKRALCEKAEALKDSTDWKATADELTKLQKEWKTIGPVAKKYSDAVWKRFISACDYFFEQKNKATSSQRSVEQENLEQKKAIIEKLNAIDDQMDTEEATQLVRDLMKEWNGIGHVPFKEKDRIYKQYHSQVDKLFERFNISASNKKLSNFKSTISSIQEGSPQALYREREKLVRAFDNMKNELQTYENNLGFLTTSSKKGNSLLTEINRKVEKLKADIELVKEKIKVVDENIKNQG; from the coding sequence ATGACGGACACTCATGACACTAATCTCCCCGAAAAGCCGGTGGAATTAGAAGAAGAAAAGAAGGCAGCAGAGGTTTCTGAACCGGCAACAACAGAAACTCCCGCTGAAGAAATCGTTTCGGAAAAGCCGGTAGAGCCAGTTCAGAAGCTCACGAAAGAGGAAATACTTGCCAAACTCAAAGAGGTGGTTGCAGACGTGGAGAACGTGGCAAAACCTGAAATAGACGGTTTGAAGCAATCTTTCTACAAGCTGCACAATGCTGAGCAGGATGCGGCCAGAAAACTGTTCATTGAAAACGGAGGCGCCGCGGAGAACTTTGTTCCACAAACAGACTGTGTGGAGGAAGAGTTCAAGAATATCATGTCCGTCATCAAAGAAAAAAGAAGTGCACTCACAGCCGAACTGGAGAAGCAAAAGGAAATGAACCTGCAGGTAAAGCTTTCCATCATCGAAGAGCTGAAGGAGCTGGTTGAATCTCCAGATGACGCCAACAAGAGCTATACGGAGTTCAAGAAACTACAGCAGCAATGGAACGAAGTTAAACTCGTTCCGCAAGCTAAGGTCAACGAGCTTTGGAAAAACTACCAATTGTATGTTGAGAAATTCTATGACCTTCTGAAACTGAACAATGAATTCCGCGAATACGATTTCAAGAAGAATTTGGAAATCAAGACACATCTCTGTGAAGCTGCCGAAAAGCTGGCGGATGAAGCGGATGTAGTTTCAGCTTTCCATCAGTTACAGAAGCTACATCAAGAATTTCGTGATACAGGGCCGGTAGCCAAGGAACTACGCGACGAAATCTGGGCACGTTTCAAAGCAGCCTCTACAACCGTAAACCGACGTCACCAGCAACATTTCGAAGCATTGAAGGAAGTGGAACAACACAATCTTGACCAAAAGACTGTAATTTGCGAAATCATAGAAGCCATTGACTACAAAGAACTGACAAACTTTGCTTCTTGGGAGAGCAAGACGCAAGAAGTCATCGCACTTCAAAACAAATGGAAAACCATCGGTTTCGCTCCGCAAAAAATGAACGTGAAGATTTTCGAACGTTTCCGCAAAGCGTGCGACGAGTTCTTCCGTAAAAAGGGAGAGTTCTTCAAGAGCCTGAAGGAAGGTATGAACGAAAACTTGGAAAAGAAGCGTGCCTTGTGCGAAAAAGCAGAAGCTCTGAAGGACAGTACCGACTGGAAAGCAACCGCCGATGAACTGACCAAACTTCAGAAAGAATGGAAAACCATCGGCCCAGTAGCAAAGAAATATTCGGATGCCGTATGGAAACGTTTCATCTCCGCTTGTGACTACTTCTTCGAACAAAAGAACAAAGCCACTTCTTCACAGCGCAGCGTAGAGCAAGAAAATCTGGAACAGAAAAAAGCCATCATCGAGAAACTGAATGCTATCGATGACCAAATGGATACGGAGGAAGCTACCCAACTGGTACGCGACCTCATGAAAGAGTGGAACGGCATAGGACATGTACCTTTCAAAGAGAAAGACCGAATCTATAAGCAATACCACAGCCAGGTAGACAAATTGTTTGAACGCTTCAACATCAGCGCCTCCAACAAGAAGCTAAGCAACTTCAAGTCGACTATCAGCTCCATTCAAGAAGGTAGTCCACAAGCCCTTTACCGGGAACGTGAGAAGCTGGTACGTGCCTTCGACAATATGAAGAACGAGCTCCAGACATATGAAAACAATCTCGGCTTCCTAACCACTTCTTCCAAGAAGGGAAACAGTCTGCTGACAGAAATCAACCGCAAGGTGGAAAAGCTGAAAGCAGACATCGAACTTGTAAAAGAAAAGATAAAAGTGGTGGACGAGAACATCAAAAACCAAGGATAA
- the mgtE gene encoding magnesium transporter: MEIDEEYIDKVKSLIEQKDAENVKTLLTDLHPADIAELCNDLGLEEARFVYRLLDNETAADVLVEMDEDIRKEFLELLPSETIAKRFVDYMDTDDAVDLMRELDEDKQEEVLSHIEDIEQAGDIVDLLKYDEDTAGGLMGTEMVTVNENWSMPECLKEMRLQAEKLDEIYYVYVIDDEDRLQGVFPLKKMITSPSVSKVKHVMRKDPISVHVDTPIDEVVQIIEKYDLVAAPVVDSIGRLVGQITVDDVMDEVREQSERDYQLASGLSQDVETDDNVMRQTSARLPWLLIGMLGGIGNSMILGNFDTTFAAHPEMALYIPLIGGTGGNVGTQSSAIIVQGLANSSLDAKDTFKQVAKEAVVAVINATIISLLVYIYNFIRFGATATVTYSVSISLFAVVMFASIFGTLVPMTLEKLKVDPAIATGPFISITNDIIGMMLYMGITVLLS, translated from the coding sequence ATGGAAATAGACGAAGAATACATAGACAAAGTCAAAAGCCTGATAGAACAGAAAGACGCGGAAAACGTCAAAACACTTTTGACCGATCTTCACCCGGCGGATATTGCAGAACTGTGCAATGACCTCGGCTTGGAGGAAGCCCGCTTCGTTTACCGCCTCCTTGACAACGAAACGGCAGCGGACGTACTGGTTGAAATGGACGAAGACATCCGGAAAGAATTCCTGGAACTTCTTCCTTCGGAGACCATTGCCAAGCGTTTCGTGGATTATATGGACACGGACGATGCCGTAGACCTGATGCGCGAACTTGATGAAGACAAGCAGGAGGAAGTACTTTCGCACATCGAAGATATAGAACAAGCCGGTGACATCGTTGACCTGCTGAAATATGATGAAGACACTGCCGGTGGTTTGATGGGTACGGAAATGGTGACTGTCAATGAAAACTGGAGTATGCCGGAGTGCCTGAAGGAAATGCGCCTGCAAGCTGAAAAGCTGGATGAAATTTACTACGTATACGTCATCGACGACGAAGACCGTCTGCAAGGGGTATTCCCATTGAAGAAAATGATAACTTCCCCTTCTGTCTCCAAGGTAAAGCATGTGATGCGGAAAGATCCTATCTCCGTCCATGTAGATACCCCCATTGACGAAGTGGTACAAATCATCGAAAAGTATGACTTGGTGGCAGCTCCTGTTGTAGACAGTATCGGGCGTCTGGTAGGCCAGATTACCGTAGACGACGTCATGGACGAAGTCCGCGAACAGTCGGAACGTGATTACCAGTTGGCATCCGGTTTGTCCCAAGATGTAGAAACGGACGATAATGTCATGCGCCAGACTTCTGCCCGCCTTCCATGGTTACTTATCGGTATGTTAGGTGGTATAGGCAACTCCATGATATTGGGTAACTTCGACACGACTTTCGCCGCCCATCCGGAAATGGCCCTTTATATTCCGTTGATTGGTGGTACGGGGGGAAACGTGGGAACCCAGTCGTCTGCCATCATCGTGCAAGGCCTTGCCAACAGCTCACTGGATGCCAAAGACACCTTCAAGCAGGTAGCCAAGGAAGCAGTAGTGGCGGTCATCAATGCCACCATCATCTCCCTGCTGGTATACATCTATAATTTTATCCGGTTCGGAGCTACGGCTACGGTCACTTATTCCGTCTCCATCAGCCTCTTTGCAGTCGTCATGTTCGCCTCCATCTTCGGAACGCTAGTCCCCATGACTTTAGAGAAACTGAAGGTTGACCCGGCCATTGCCACCGGCCCGTTTATCTCCATTACCAATGACATTATAGGCATGATGCTGTACATGGGTATCACTGTCTTACTGTCATAA
- the rsmA gene encoding 16S rRNA (adenine(1518)-N(6)/adenine(1519)-N(6))-dimethyltransferase RsmA yields MRVVKPKKFLGQHFLKDLKVAQDIADTVDVCPEIPILEVGPGMGVLTQFLLPKERNVKVVELDYESVAYLREAYPQLEDNIIEDDFLKMNLQRLFGGQPFVLTGNYPYNISSQIFFKMLEYKDLIPCCTGMIQKEVAERIAAGPGSKTYGILSVLIQAWYKVEYLFTVHEHVFNPPPKVKSAVICMMRNETHDLGCDEKLFKQVVKTTFNQRRKTLRNSIKPILGKDCPLTEDVLFNKRPEQLSVQEFIQLTNQVEQALRTIND; encoded by the coding sequence ATGAGAGTAGTTAAACCTAAAAAGTTTCTCGGGCAACACTTCCTGAAAGACCTGAAAGTGGCACAAGACATTGCCGACACGGTAGATGTCTGTCCCGAAATTCCCATCCTCGAAGTTGGTCCGGGAATGGGAGTACTGACCCAGTTTCTTCTGCCCAAAGAACGCAACGTCAAAGTAGTAGAACTGGACTACGAGTCAGTGGCCTACCTACGGGAAGCCTATCCGCAACTGGAAGACAACATTATTGAGGACGACTTCCTCAAAATGAACCTGCAACGGTTGTTTGGCGGGCAACCTTTTGTGCTGACGGGAAACTATCCTTATAATATCTCCAGCCAGATATTCTTCAAAATGCTGGAATATAAGGATCTGATTCCCTGCTGTACGGGTATGATACAAAAGGAAGTAGCCGAGCGCATAGCCGCCGGGCCGGGCAGCAAGACATACGGAATCCTAAGTGTACTGATACAAGCATGGTACAAAGTGGAGTACTTGTTTACGGTACACGAACATGTCTTCAACCCGCCCCCAAAAGTTAAAAGTGCCGTCATCTGCATGATGCGCAATGAAACGCACGATTTAGGCTGCGACGAGAAATTGTTCAAGCAAGTAGTGAAAACCACGTTCAACCAACGACGCAAGACTCTGCGGAACTCCATAAAACCGATACTCGGCAAAGACTGTCCACTGACGGAGGACGTATTATTTAATAAACGCCCGGAACAACTGTCCGTACAGGAATTTATTCAGCTGACCAACCAAGTGGAACAGGCATTGAGAACGATTAATGATTAA